One Carassius auratus strain Wakin unplaced genomic scaffold, ASM336829v1 scaf_tig00214186, whole genome shotgun sequence DNA window includes the following coding sequences:
- the myclb gene encoding protein L-Myc-1b: protein MPGISANASRNEKWEMEEYDQYQHYFYDDLNLDEDFFFKSTAPSEDIWKKFELVPTPPLSPVRRLEGTGPSPGDRLEWVSQFIGQDDEQEGPCKLNAEETLENFSSIIIHDCMWSGFSASQKQEKVVSGRLSCSAQSKLSSKAQCVPADAPALNSLATDCVDPAAVLTFPLSSSCKKQVSSGSESRTDSSDDEEIDVVTVEHKQKKSRLVNARKPVTITVRADPYDTCMKRFHISIHQQQHNYAARSPDSYPEEEPPRKKIRQETLQPRVGSTPQTPERKSPLPSPSVPTPSQTVSDSPTHTSYHLKSQPSSPQSSDCEDTDKRKTHNFLERKRRNDLRSRFLALRDEIPGLVDCPKTPKVVILTKATEYLRTLHVSDKQKAHVKKQLKNRQQQLLRRLAELKRA from the exons ATGCCAGGAATCAGTGCAAACGCATCGCGAAATGAGAAGTGGGAGATGGAGGAATACGACCAATATCAGCACTATTTCTACGACGATCTCAACTTGGACGAGGACTTCTTCTTCAAATCGACGGCGCCAAGTGAGGACATTTGGAAGAAATTCGAGCTCGTGCCAACCCCGCCCCTGTCGCCCGTCAGGAGACTGGAAGGTACCGGTCCATCTCCAGGGGACAGACTAGAGTGGGTGTCCCAGTTCATAGGACAGGACGACGAGCAGGAGGGACCGTGCAAACTGAACGCGGAGGAGACTCTGGAGAACTTTAGCTCCATCATTATTCACGACTGCATGTGGAGCGGTTTCTCCGCCAGTCAGAAGCAGGAGAAAGTTGTCAGCGGGCGCTTGTCCTGCTCTGCACAGTCGAAGCTCTCCAGCAAGGCGCAGTGCGTCCCAGCGGACGCGCCTGCTCTCAACAGCTTGGCGACAGATTGCGTGGATCCAGCAGCTGTCCTTACCTTCCCCCTGAGCAGCAGCTGCAAGAAACAGGTGTCATCCGGGTCAGAATCTCGCACCGACTCCTCTG ATGATGAAGAGATTGATGTAGTGACGGTGGAACATAAGCAGAAGAAATCGCGCTTGGTGAACGCCCGTAAACCAGTGACCATCACAGTTCGTGCAGACCCCTATGACACTTGCATGAAGCGTTTCCACATCTCCATTCACCAGCAACAGCACAACTACGCTGCCCGCTCTCCCGACAGTTATCCTGAAGAGGAGCCACCTCGCAAGAAGATCAGGCAAGAGACCTTGCAGCCACGAGTGGGTTCCACACCCCAAACCCCAGAAAGAAAAAGCCCCTTGCCTTCCCCCTCAGTCCCCACCCCATCTCAGACGGTCTCTGATTCTCCAACACACACATCCTACCACCTCAAATCCCAACCATCCAGCCCTCAGAGTTCAGACTGTGAGGACACGGACAAGCGTAAAACACATAACTTCTTGGAGCGGAAAAGACGCAATGACCTCCGTTCCAGATTTCTGGCCCTTCGGGATGAGATCCCAGGTCTGGTTGACTGTCCCAAGACGCCCAAAGTTGTGATCTTGACCAAGGCCACAGAATACCTGCGTACGCTGCACGTCAGCGACAAACAGAAGGCGCACGTGAAGAAGCAGCTGAAAAACAGACAACAGCAGTTACTACGAAGACTTGCTGAACTAAAACGTGCATAA